In Streptomyces sp. NBC_01408, one DNA window encodes the following:
- a CDS encoding ABC transporter ATP-binding protein, with protein sequence MSGPGGRMMTGPAQRSLDFKGSGKRLLGQIAQDRVKLWGMVVAVVGSVAFTVIGPKILGQATDLVFAGIVGRQMPAGITKQQALDGLRADGRGGTADMLAGTGFTPGQGIDFGAVGVVAIWALVVFSLAGLLMLVATRLSNHVMNGTVYRMREELQAKLSRLPLSYFDQQKRGEVLSRATNDIDNIGQTLQQTMGQLLNSLLTIVGVLAMMFWISPLLALVALVTVPVSVFVAAKIGKKSQPHFVAQWKSTGTLNAHIEEMYSGHTLVKVFGRQKESAALFAEQNEALFRASFKAQLVSGLMQPVMAFLSNINYVLVAVVGGLRVASGTLSIGDVQAFIQYSRQFSMPLTQVASMANLVQSGVASAERVYELLDAPEQEPDAVVPERPETVRGQVTLDKVAFRYEPDKPLIENLSLSVEPGQTVAIVGPTGAGKTTLVNLLMRFYEVTGGEIALDGVDIAKMTREELRSGIGMVLQDTWLFGGTIAENIAYGASREVTRAEVEEAARAAHADRFIRTLPDGYDTVLDDEGAGVSAGEKQLITIARAFLSDPVILVLDEATSSVDTRTEVLIQKAMARLAHGRTSFVIAHRLSTIRDADVILVMENGSIVEQGTHEGLLESGGAYARLYAAQFAQAVAEVD encoded by the coding sequence ATGAGCGGGCCCGGAGGACGGATGATGACGGGACCTGCGCAACGGTCCCTGGACTTCAAGGGCTCGGGCAAGCGGCTGCTGGGCCAGATCGCGCAGGACCGGGTCAAGCTGTGGGGCATGGTCGTCGCCGTCGTCGGCAGTGTCGCCTTCACCGTGATCGGCCCCAAGATCCTCGGCCAGGCCACCGACCTCGTCTTCGCGGGGATCGTGGGCCGGCAGATGCCGGCCGGGATCACCAAGCAGCAGGCGCTGGACGGGCTGCGCGCCGACGGCAGGGGCGGCACGGCCGACATGCTGGCCGGCACCGGCTTCACCCCCGGCCAGGGCATCGACTTCGGCGCGGTCGGCGTCGTGGCGATCTGGGCACTGGTGGTCTTCTCCCTGGCGGGCCTGCTGATGCTGGTCGCGACACGGCTGTCGAACCACGTCATGAACGGCACCGTGTACCGGATGCGCGAGGAGCTCCAGGCGAAGCTGTCGCGGCTGCCGCTGTCGTACTTCGACCAGCAGAAGCGCGGTGAGGTGCTCAGCCGCGCCACGAACGACATCGACAACATCGGCCAGACGCTCCAGCAGACGATGGGGCAGCTGCTGAACTCGCTGCTGACCATCGTCGGCGTGCTGGCCATGATGTTCTGGATCTCGCCGCTGCTGGCGCTGGTCGCGCTGGTGACCGTACCGGTCTCGGTCTTCGTCGCGGCGAAGATCGGCAAGAAGTCCCAGCCGCACTTCGTGGCGCAGTGGAAGAGCACCGGCACGCTCAACGCGCACATCGAGGAGATGTACTCGGGCCACACGCTGGTCAAGGTGTTCGGGCGGCAGAAGGAGTCCGCGGCCCTCTTCGCCGAGCAGAACGAGGCGCTGTTCCGGGCCTCCTTCAAAGCGCAGCTGGTCAGCGGCCTCATGCAGCCGGTGATGGCCTTCCTGTCGAACATCAACTACGTGCTGGTGGCGGTCGTCGGCGGACTGCGGGTCGCCTCGGGCACCCTGTCGATCGGTGACGTGCAGGCCTTCATCCAGTACTCGCGCCAGTTCTCGATGCCGCTGACGCAGGTCGCCTCGATGGCGAACCTGGTGCAGTCCGGCGTCGCCTCCGCGGAGCGGGTCTACGAGTTGCTGGACGCACCGGAGCAGGAGCCGGACGCCGTGGTTCCGGAGCGCCCCGAGACGGTGCGCGGCCAAGTCACGCTCGACAAGGTGGCCTTCCGCTACGAGCCGGACAAGCCGCTCATCGAGAACCTCTCGCTGAGCGTCGAGCCGGGCCAGACCGTCGCGATCGTCGGCCCGACGGGCGCGGGCAAGACCACCCTGGTGAACCTGCTGATGCGGTTCTACGAGGTCACGGGCGGCGAGATCGCCCTCGACGGGGTGGACATCGCGAAGATGACGCGCGAGGAGCTGCGCTCCGGCATCGGCATGGTGCTCCAGGACACCTGGCTGTTCGGCGGCACGATCGCGGAGAACATCGCGTACGGGGCTTCGCGCGAGGTCACGCGCGCCGAGGTCGAGGAGGCGGCGCGGGCGGCGCACGCGGACCGCTTCATCCGCACCCTGCCGGACGGCTACGACACCGTGCTGGACGACGAGGGCGCGGGGGTCAGCGCGGGCGAGAAGCAGCTGATCACGATCGCCCGGGCGTTCCTGTCGGACCCGGTGATCCTGGTGCTCGACGAGGCGACGAGCTCGGTGGACACCCGTACCGAGGTGCTGATCCAGAAGGCGATGGCGCGCCTGGCGCACGGCCGTACGTCCTTCGTGATCGCGCACCGGCTCTCGACGATCCGCGACGCGGACGTGATCCTGGTCATGGAGAACGGCTCGATCGTGGAGCAGGGCACCCACGAGGGGCTGCTGGAGTCGGGCGGTGCGTACGCGCGGCTGTACGCGGCGCAGTTCGCGCAGGCGGTCGCCGAAGTCGACTAG
- a CDS encoding ABC transporter ATP-binding protein — protein MLIRLLRTHLGPYRKAIGLLVLLQLLQTSATLYLPTLNADIIDNGVINGDTGYILRFGALMLGVSLVQLVCNAGAVYYGARTSAALGRDVRAGVFDRVQSFSARELGKFGAPSLITRTTNDVQQVQMLVLLSFTLMVAAPIMCVGGIAMALSLDVRLSGVLLAVVPVLGVSVGAIVFKTRPLFRQMQTRLDTVNRVLREQITGNRVIRAFVRDTYEKDRFREANADLTGVSLAAGKLLALMFPTVIVVVNISSVAVIWFGAMRVDSGGMEIGQLTAFLAYLLQIVMAVMMATFMFMMVPRAEVCAERIQEVLDTESSVVPPTDPVRQLARRGQLELRGADFRYPGAEVPVLHGVDLVARPGETTAVIGSTGSGKSTLLGLVPRLFDATGGEVLVDGEDVRRLDPELLARTVGMVPQKPYLFSGTVASNLRYGRPEATDEELWRALEVAQAKEFVTELEGGLDAPIAQGGTNVSGGQRQRLAIARTLVQRPGIYLFDDSFSALDYATDAALRAALARETEDATVVIVAQRVSTIREADRIVVLDEGRVVGVGRHRELMDGNETYREIVLSQLTEAEAA, from the coding sequence GTGCTCATACGACTTCTGCGGACCCACCTGGGTCCGTACCGGAAAGCCATCGGTCTGCTGGTCCTGCTGCAACTCCTGCAGACCAGCGCGACCCTCTACCTGCCCACGCTCAACGCGGACATCATCGACAACGGTGTCATCAACGGCGACACCGGCTACATCCTGCGCTTCGGCGCGCTGATGCTCGGTGTCTCGCTGGTCCAGCTGGTCTGCAACGCGGGGGCCGTCTACTACGGCGCCCGCACCTCGGCGGCCCTGGGCCGGGACGTCCGCGCCGGGGTCTTCGACCGGGTGCAGAGCTTCTCCGCGCGGGAGCTGGGAAAGTTCGGCGCCCCGTCGCTGATCACCCGTACGACGAACGACGTCCAGCAGGTGCAGATGCTGGTGCTGCTGTCGTTCACCCTGATGGTCGCGGCGCCGATCATGTGCGTGGGCGGCATCGCCATGGCGCTCTCGCTCGACGTGCGGCTGTCGGGCGTCCTGCTCGCCGTGGTCCCCGTCCTCGGCGTCTCCGTCGGCGCGATCGTCTTCAAGACGCGGCCGCTGTTCCGGCAGATGCAGACGCGCCTGGACACCGTGAACCGGGTCCTGCGCGAGCAGATCACCGGCAACCGGGTGATCCGCGCCTTCGTCCGCGACACGTACGAGAAGGACCGTTTCCGCGAGGCCAACGCCGACCTGACGGGTGTGTCGCTGGCCGCCGGCAAGCTCCTCGCCCTGATGTTCCCCACGGTCATCGTGGTCGTGAACATCTCCAGCGTCGCCGTCATCTGGTTCGGGGCGATGCGCGTCGACAGCGGCGGTATGGAGATCGGCCAGCTGACGGCCTTCCTCGCCTACCTGCTCCAGATCGTCATGGCCGTGATGATGGCCACCTTCATGTTCATGATGGTGCCGCGCGCCGAGGTCTGCGCCGAGCGGATCCAGGAGGTCCTGGACACCGAGTCGAGCGTGGTCCCGCCCACCGACCCGGTGCGCCAGCTCGCCCGGCGCGGGCAGCTGGAGCTGCGCGGCGCCGACTTCCGCTACCCGGGCGCCGAGGTACCGGTGCTGCACGGGGTGGACCTGGTGGCCCGCCCCGGTGAGACCACTGCGGTGATCGGCTCCACCGGAAGCGGCAAGTCCACTCTGCTGGGCCTGGTCCCGCGGCTGTTCGACGCGACCGGCGGCGAGGTGCTGGTCGACGGGGAGGACGTCCGCCGGCTCGACCCGGAGCTGCTGGCCAGGACGGTCGGCATGGTCCCGCAGAAGCCGTACCTGTTCTCCGGGACCGTGGCCTCCAACCTTCGGTACGGGCGTCCCGAGGCGACCGACGAGGAGCTGTGGCGGGCCCTGGAGGTGGCCCAGGCCAAGGAGTTCGTCACGGAGCTGGAGGGCGGCCTGGACGCCCCGATCGCCCAGGGCGGAACCAATGTCTCCGGCGGCCAGCGCCAGCGTCTGGCGATCGCCCGGACCCTGGTGCAGCGCCCCGGGATCTACCTCTTCGACGACTCCTTCTCGGCCCTGGACTACGCGACGGACGCGGCGCTGCGCGCAGCACTCGCCCGCGAGACCGAGGACGCGACCGTGGTCATCGTCGCCCAGCGGGTGTCCACCATCCGCGAGGCCGACCGGATCGTCGTACTGGACGAGGGCAGGGTCGTGGGCGTGGGGCGGCACCGCGAACTGATGGACGGGAACGAGACCTACCGGGAGATCGTGCTCTCCCAGCTGACGGAGGCGGAGGCCGCATGA
- a CDS encoding FGGY family carbohydrate kinase, with the protein MGIVAGLDSSSAFTRIVVCDTETGAVLRQGYAPHPQPTGEPSGTNPHETDPQAWLLSLGEAAGGGLLEGVQAIGVSAQQHGLLPLDAQGGLVRPALVGNDKRGQVAAADLTEALGGRQAWAEAVGSVPHSAQPIAKLAWLARAEPEAARRVAVLMSPHDWLVWQLLGRPARRTTDRGGASGTGYWSAATGSWRPDLVELALGHQALLPEVLGPADAAGTTPEGLLISAGTGETMAAALGLGVGPGDAVVSLGASGSVMAVHHEALSEPGGLITSLADGGGMHLPVVNTSNAVRALRGTAELLGTDLEGLSDLALKSTPGAHGLVLLPYLEGERTPNLPHTAGTLSGLRRDSMKPEHLARAAFEGMLCGLVDALDVLRSRGVGIRRVFLLGAAAGLPAVQAAAPGLFGTQIVVPEPADYAALGAARQAAWALGAQQGTLSPHTPPLWPAPAAQIFEPGEEFPAWQAVRQQYIATREQIHPGAF; encoded by the coding sequence ATGGGGATAGTCGCCGGGCTGGACAGTTCTTCCGCCTTCACTCGCATCGTCGTCTGTGACACCGAGACGGGCGCCGTGCTGCGCCAGGGCTACGCGCCCCATCCGCAGCCCACCGGGGAACCCTCCGGAACGAACCCCCACGAGACCGATCCGCAGGCCTGGCTGCTCTCGCTCGGCGAGGCCGCCGGAGGCGGGCTCCTCGAAGGGGTCCAGGCCATAGGGGTCTCGGCGCAGCAGCACGGCCTGCTCCCGCTGGACGCACAGGGCGGCCTCGTCCGGCCCGCACTGGTCGGCAACGACAAGCGCGGCCAGGTCGCCGCCGCCGACCTCACCGAAGCGCTCGGCGGGCGGCAGGCCTGGGCCGAGGCGGTGGGTTCGGTCCCGCACTCCGCGCAGCCGATCGCCAAGCTGGCCTGGCTGGCCCGCGCCGAACCCGAAGCGGCCCGCCGGGTGGCCGTACTGATGTCCCCGCACGACTGGCTGGTCTGGCAGCTGCTGGGCCGGCCGGCCCGGCGGACCACCGACCGGGGCGGCGCCTCCGGCACCGGGTACTGGTCGGCGGCCACCGGTTCCTGGCGCCCCGACCTGGTCGAGCTGGCGCTCGGACACCAGGCGCTGCTGCCGGAGGTGCTCGGCCCCGCCGATGCCGCCGGGACCACGCCCGAGGGGCTGCTGATCTCCGCGGGCACGGGCGAGACGATGGCCGCCGCGCTCGGCCTGGGCGTCGGCCCGGGCGATGCGGTGGTCTCGCTGGGAGCCTCCGGTTCCGTGATGGCCGTGCACCACGAGGCGCTGTCGGAGCCGGGCGGCCTGATCACCTCCCTGGCCGACGGGGGCGGCATGCACCTGCCCGTGGTGAACACCTCCAATGCCGTACGGGCCCTGCGCGGCACGGCCGAGCTGCTGGGCACCGACCTGGAGGGGCTCTCCGACCTCGCCCTGAAGTCGACGCCGGGCGCCCACGGCCTCGTACTCCTGCCGTACCTGGAGGGTGAGCGGACGCCGAACCTGCCGCACACCGCCGGGACCCTCTCGGGGCTGCGGCGGGACTCGATGAAGCCGGAGCACCTGGCCCGGGCCGCCTTCGAGGGCATGCTGTGCGGGCTGGTGGACGCGCTCGACGTGCTGCGCTCGCGCGGGGTCGGGATCCGCCGGGTGTTCCTGCTCGGCGCGGCGGCCGGGCTGCCCGCCGTACAGGCCGCGGCGCCGGGGCTGTTCGGCACGCAGATCGTGGTGCCGGAGCCGGCCGACTACGCGGCGCTGGGCGCGGCGCGCCAGGCCGCGTGGGCCCTCGGGGCGCAGCAGGGCACCCTGTCCCCGCACACCCCGCCGCTCTGGCCTGCGCCCGCAGCGCAGATATTCGAGCCGGGCGAGGAGTTCCCGGCATGGCAGGCGGTCCGCCAGCAGTACATCGCCACGCGCGAGCAGATCCACCCCGGGGCCTTCTGA
- a CDS encoding YtxH domain-containing protein: MRYKVTFAVGLALGYVLGTRAGRERYEQMKKSAREIAQNPVVRNAAETAGHNGRAFAGKAFAAVSEKVGDAVPASLAARVRALRDRAGTGEDDWGTSNT, encoded by the coding sequence ATGCGGTACAAGGTCACGTTCGCGGTCGGACTGGCCCTCGGGTACGTGCTCGGGACGCGCGCCGGACGCGAGCGTTACGAGCAGATGAAGAAGTCCGCCCGGGAGATCGCGCAGAACCCGGTGGTGCGCAATGCCGCCGAGACCGCCGGACACAACGGGCGGGCGTTCGCCGGGAAGGCCTTCGCCGCGGTGAGCGAGAAGGTCGGCGACGCGGTGCCGGCCTCGCTGGCGGCGCGGGTACGGGCACTGCGCGACCGGGCCGGCACCGGCGAGGACGACTGGGGCACGAGCAACACCTGA
- a CDS encoding potassium channel family protein, translated as MDRNSGGHRRQVVLACVRSLLTATLLVAAYYLLPMDSAFTPATALALVGGIAAVTVLMGWQIYRITLSPRPGLKAMEAMTITVPLFILLYATACFLMEHSAPGSFSEPLSRTDALYFAMTVFSTVGFGDITARSEPARLLTTGQITLNLLLLGVAARLLANAVQRGRERRDQSPGPGGGGSAPPAP; from the coding sequence GTGGACAGGAACTCGGGCGGTCACCGTCGGCAGGTGGTGCTCGCCTGCGTGCGCTCGCTGCTGACGGCAACGCTCCTGGTGGCCGCCTACTACCTGCTGCCCATGGACTCGGCCTTCACGCCCGCCACCGCCCTCGCGCTCGTCGGTGGTATCGCGGCCGTGACGGTACTCATGGGCTGGCAGATCTACCGGATCACGCTGTCTCCGCGGCCCGGGTTGAAGGCCATGGAAGCCATGACGATCACCGTCCCGCTCTTCATCCTGCTGTACGCCACGGCATGCTTCCTGATGGAACACAGTGCACCGGGCAGCTTCAGCGAACCCCTGTCGCGCACTGACGCGTTGTACTTCGCCATGACCGTGTTCAGCACGGTCGGGTTCGGGGACATCACCGCGCGGAGCGAGCCGGCCCGGCTGCTGACGACGGGACAGATCACCCTGAACCTGCTGCTGCTCGGCGTGGCGGCCCGGCTCCTGGCCAACGCGGTCCAGCGAGGCCGGGAACGCCGTGATCAGTCTCCCGGTCCCGGTGGGGGCGGTAGCGCGCCGCCCGCCCCGTGA
- a CDS encoding NAD(P)/FAD-dependent oxidoreductase: MSKAESRPDAVIVGGGFAGVTAARELTMRGRSSVLVESRDRLGGRTYTVDHDGHAMEFGGTWVHPVQPNVWAEIQRYGIETEPLPVVEGLRQAVVSGGRVVDLSDDDVARAMELLNQFCSPGKSLFPEPYSPDWGPDPQGIGDRSFREQLETVKADPVLYDWLESMCCAVALGPLDKSAVTEYLRTYALSGWSAGQTSAALTATKLVKGTRELIDGIAGQATLTDIRLNSHVTRVVQSDGEVRVELAGGDTITAPTAVIALPMNVLNSVEFEPRLSDTKRRAADERHAGAGRKTIVKVQGDIGNVSVLAPEAYAVNWVVTYAPGGPEGTWVVAFSSNPDRLPMTAFDDTAGMQEALQPLLPGVEVESIAGWDWSNDPLSLGTWCIYRPGQLASILPDLRTTEGRLFFAGADSATGWRSFIDGAIQSGYHAARHIDDYLADGSR; the protein is encoded by the coding sequence GTGAGCAAGGCAGAATCTCGTCCGGATGCTGTGATCGTGGGTGGCGGGTTCGCCGGTGTGACGGCCGCGCGTGAGCTGACGATGCGGGGGCGGAGTTCGGTGCTGGTCGAATCGCGTGACCGGCTGGGCGGCCGTACCTACACCGTGGACCACGACGGGCACGCGATGGAGTTCGGGGGCACGTGGGTCCATCCGGTGCAGCCGAACGTGTGGGCGGAGATCCAGCGCTACGGCATCGAAACCGAGCCGCTGCCGGTCGTGGAAGGGCTGCGGCAAGCGGTCGTCTCCGGCGGACGCGTCGTGGACCTCTCCGACGACGACGTCGCACGCGCCATGGAACTGCTCAACCAGTTCTGCTCGCCGGGCAAGAGCCTGTTCCCGGAACCGTACTCGCCGGACTGGGGCCCGGACCCGCAAGGCATCGGCGACCGGTCGTTCCGCGAGCAGCTGGAGACCGTGAAGGCCGACCCCGTTCTGTACGACTGGCTGGAATCGATGTGCTGCGCGGTCGCGCTCGGCCCGCTCGACAAGTCCGCCGTCACCGAATACCTGCGCACCTACGCCCTGTCGGGGTGGAGCGCCGGGCAGACATCGGCCGCCCTGACGGCGACGAAGCTCGTGAAGGGCACACGCGAGCTGATCGACGGCATTGCCGGGCAGGCCACGCTCACCGATATCCGCCTCAACTCACACGTCACGCGAGTCGTCCAGAGCGACGGCGAGGTACGCGTCGAGCTCGCAGGCGGTGACACGATCACCGCGCCCACAGCTGTGATCGCGCTGCCGATGAACGTCCTGAACAGCGTGGAGTTCGAGCCCCGCCTGTCCGACACCAAGCGGCGGGCCGCTGATGAGCGGCACGCCGGCGCCGGCCGCAAGACCATCGTCAAGGTCCAGGGCGACATCGGGAACGTGAGCGTCCTCGCCCCCGAGGCCTACGCGGTCAACTGGGTGGTCACCTACGCGCCAGGGGGGCCGGAAGGCACCTGGGTGGTCGCGTTCTCCAGCAACCCGGACCGCCTGCCCATGACCGCCTTCGACGACACCGCCGGCATGCAGGAAGCACTGCAGCCACTGCTGCCCGGAGTCGAGGTCGAATCCATCGCCGGATGGGACTGGTCCAACGACCCCCTCTCCCTCGGCACCTGGTGCATCTACCGGCCAGGACAGCTCGCCAGCATCCTGCCCGACCTGCGCACCACCGAAGGACGGCTGTTCTTCGCCGGCGCCGACTCGGCGACCGGATGGCGCTCCTTCATCGACGGGGCGATCCAGAGCGGTTATCACGCCGCCCGCCACATCGACGACTACCTGGCCGACGGCAGCCGGTAG
- a CDS encoding cupin domain-containing protein, with product MTNLAGVETSAITADSWEPFVEEGREMGQVHFLVQKEGGLLAGLWRTDPEVGAEIPYNVTGSDTFHVLQGEAELETPDGQKIELIAGGLYSFPDGFSATWRTRSPFVKFFVIA from the coding sequence ATGACGAATCTTGCTGGTGTTGAAACGTCCGCCATCACGGCCGACTCCTGGGAGCCGTTCGTCGAGGAAGGACGGGAGATGGGGCAGGTCCACTTCCTGGTCCAGAAGGAAGGCGGCCTGCTCGCGGGGCTGTGGAGGACCGACCCCGAGGTCGGCGCGGAGATCCCCTACAACGTGACGGGCTCCGACACGTTCCACGTCCTGCAGGGTGAGGCGGAGCTGGAGACTCCCGACGGTCAGAAGATCGAGCTCATCGCCGGGGGCCTCTATTCGTTCCCGGACGGGTTCAGCGCGACGTGGCGGACCCGGTCGCCGTTCGTGAAGTTCTTCGTCATCGCCTGA